TTCTTGGAAAAACGCTCGAGAAGCACTTCAAATCGCATCTCGAGACGACTAAAAACATCAAAACATCTCttgaagtaaacaattttatagcTTATATCACTGCACTCCTGCAAAAAACATGCTTCGTTTCTGCAAAGAACAGCCAGAAACACAATACTGTTCCCTGGTGGGATTCGGAACTGGAAACCCAGAGAAAACTAACTAGAGCACTACGTGCTCGCTTTCAGAGATGCCATAATCCAGACGAAAGATCCATTAGgagacttaaatataaaaaagaagaggCAAAGTACAAATGGATGATTGGCAGTAAGAGTCGGAAAGCATTAGAAGAACTTTGTGTTGAGGCCACTAAATACAATCCCTTTGACCTCCCATATAAAATTGCCAAAGGCAAATTAAAACAACaactaattattcaaaatgtgacCGACCAATTCGGGTCCTTAACATCGTCACTTCAAAACTCAGTTCAGGCCATCATTGATGCCCTCTTTCCAAAAGATGACATTAATAAAGAAACTCTTGCACAAGCAGCTATCAGGGCTAAAAATTTACTATACGTTTCTCCTTTCTCTGACCCTGACTTTACGCGCCAAGAGATTCGGCACGTTCTACATACCCTCAAATCAAAAAAGGCACCTGGTCTTGACCAACTTCCTTTAGATACAATAAAAATCCTGTTCAAACAAAATCCAGGTGTCATTGAACAGCTTTTTAACACCTGTCTAAAAATAGGGTATTTTCCCGATTCGTGGAAAACCGCTAGAGTCATATTAATTGCTAAACCGGACAAGAATCTCAGTCTGGCTAATTCATATAGGCCTATTTGTCTGCTTTCGATCTTTGGCAAAATTCTAGACAAACTCATCACACAAAGGATTACTTTCCTACTTCACCAGAAACAGCTCCTGCACCAAAACCAACATGGTTTCAGAGTGGGCCGCTCATGCGAAACCGCTCACTTCCAACTCTGGAGCAATATACAGCAGGCTCTTCAGCATAAAGGAAAGGCTTGCGTCCTTTCTGTTGACGTCAGCGGCGCTTTTGACAACGTCTGGCGCGAGAGCATCTTACATCAGCTGACCTTGGCAGGTTGCTCTCAAAACCTCTTTGCACTTGTCCAAGATTACTTCAAACAACGCAAAGGTTCCATAGAAATGCAAGGACAAAAATGGTCCTTCGAAATTGAGAGGGGAGTCCCACAGGGTTCCTGCAGCGGGCCAGTGTTCTGGAATATCATTGTGGACACAGCTTTAAATCTTCCGCTCCCACCTGGATGCTGCATACAAGCGTATGCCGATGACCTCGTGGTCGTCATAGGGGGCTCTTGCAAAGGAGACATTGAGACAAAAGGGGCTGCCATCCTGCACACCCTCACTAACTGGGGTAAAGAGCACAAGCTTGCTTTTGGACTCGACAAAATGGTGCTCATGCCAATCACATACGGCAACAGGTTAAATTTAGACGACCCTCCGGCTATATCCATCCAAAACTCCACCATTAAAGTGGTctcttcattcaaatatttaggGGTTATTTGGGACAACAAGCTCACTTTCACTGAGCATTTTAGACATGTCCGTCGGAAAAGCGATCTGCTTTTGTACAAACTTAACACAGTTGCAAACAGATTCTTTTCCAGACATCATCATCTCCAAAGACGCATATACACAGGCGCCTACGAGCCTTATGTCCTTTTTGGGTATGGGGCATGGGGCCACCGTCTGAAATTTAAGCAAATAGCTCGCACTTTCCAAATTATACAGAGAAGGccactaattaaaattctaaaggcCTATAGAACAACAAGCACGCACGCGTTGCAAGTCCTTGCAGGCATCTTGCCTCTGCACCTTCGTGCAAAAGAACTATTCGCGAACTTTCTAATCAAGGTGCAAAGAATTCAAGTTAAGTTTGAAAACACAATCCTAGATCCCGAACTGTATGAAACAACTTGCAACCCATACGACCAACATCCCTGCGAATGGTTAACTTTCCCATTCCTGAAAAAACAACCATCTGGTGAAGGTATTGAGATATTTACTGATGGTTCTAAAATTGGCGATCGGGTGGGTTCTGCCATTGCTTGCTTTTACTTCGGTAAACTTGTTTTTGTTGACTCCCATCGCCTAGACGACCACTCCACGGTATTTCAAGCAGAGGCCTATGCCTTCGTCATGGCCCTCAATTACATTGATCTCACTAATCCTTGGAGCAAAGTCTCCATATACTCGGATTCGCTCTCGCTTCTTTCGGCTCTGGCTTCGCCTAAGCACAAAAGCTGGATGCTAAAACAAATAACAGACAGAATTAAAACAGTCAACTCCCATCTAAGACTGTCCCTCCACTGGGTCAAAGCCCACATTGGAGTACAAGGTAATGAAGAGGCGGACAAGCAAGCAAAGCTTGGTACCGAAAAAGAAACCATCGACACGCATGTCACCAGGTCGCATGGTACCTTGAAGGCCGACATTCGGCGCTGCATATTAGCAGAATGGCAAAACGAGTGGGCAAGTAGCACAAAAGGCCCACAAACACACAAATACTTCCCTAAAGTatcaactaaaattaaatcattccatCCTTTGCTGATACAATTCCTCTCAGGTCATGGGAGATTTCCTTTCTACTTTAACAAATTTGGATTTACCAACGATCCACTTTGCGACTGTGGCAAAGTTGGTACCCCGGACCATTACATATATGAGTGCAAACATACTCATTTACtcaggaaaaaattaataaacgcgCATGATAAACATCAGCTTCTTAAAGCTCCTAACAACATTCATGTCATCCACCAAATCATTGCGTGGATAAACGACCGAATACCTAGGCTTTAACAAGCCGCCGCTGTTTGCTCTGCCAAACGGGTGGGTTGGGTGTGTCCCTTGGTAAAGACCTCTGTGGTAGCTTCTTGTAGATAATTGCTCGGGTTCCACCACTCgcaccaacgatgtgcttcgcgcACGGTGTTGGGGTGGTAACTCCGTACATAAATGTCCCTATCTACTATCTAGCGAAACCACAGCCAAGGGAACGGGCTTGGCAGAATCAGCGGGGAAAGAAGACCCTGTTGAGCTTGACTCTAGTCTGACCCTGTGAAGAGACATGAAGGGTGTAGTATAAGTGGGAGGTCCTCGCGGCCGACAGTGAAATACCACTACTTTCATCGTGTCTTTACTGATTCGGTGAAGCGGAGAGCGGGCTCTCAACAAGCCCTCGCTTCTGGACTTGAAGCGCCCGGCCTCAGTCGCCGGGCGCGATCCGCTCCGAAGACAGCGTCAGGTTGGAAGTTTGACTGGGGCGGTACATCTGTCAAAAGGTAACGCAGGTGTCCTAAGGCGAGCTCAGCGAGGACAGAAACCTCGCGTAGAGTAAAAGGGCAAAAGCTGGCTTGATCTTGATTTTCAGTACGAATACGGACCGCGAAAGCGGGGCCTATCGATCCTTTTGATTTTACGAGTTTTATGCAAGAGGTGTCAGAAAAGTTACCACAGGGATAACTGGCTTGTGGCGGCCAAGCGTTCATAGCGACGTCGCTTTTTGATCCTTCGATGTCGGCTCTTCCTATCATTGCGAAGCAGAATTCGCCAAGCGTTGGATTGTTCACCCACTAATAGGTAACGTGAGCTGGGTTTAGACCGTCGTGAGACAGGTTAGTTTTACCCTACTGATGATCGGTCGTTGCGATAGTAATCCTGCTCAGTACGAGAGGAACCGCAGGTTCGGACACTTGGTACATGTGCTTGGTCGAGTGACCAGTGGTGCGAAGCTACCATCCGTGGGATTATGACTGAACGCCTCTAAGTCAGAATCCCGTCTAGGCACTGCAACGATACCGTTCGCACCTCGCGCGTCGTGTGGCTATTTTAGCCGGAGCGTACATCCCTTTCTTAATGGTTGGGACTACTCCGGCGACGAGGCCTGTTCGATGCGGAGCATTCTTGGGGGCGTCTAGAATGCGCGCCCCCGGCTCTGGATCCTGACCCTCTGGGTGTGATGCGTGGGTGCCGAATCGTCTGTAGACGACTTAGGTACTGGTCTGGGTGTCGTAAGTAGTAGAGCAGCCACCATACTGCGATCTATTGAGACTCATCCTCTGACTGGAAGATTTGTCGGCGCCGccggcaaataattttttttttaataatttttttactgtcccgtgttccaatttctttcatgtactttgaaattttttttttttttaaataattagtatggttctgtgttctgaaaaatttgactCCTAGatcctatttaatgaaataatacatatttaatctttatgcTCCGAGACGACTTCTGGTTGtcttggagtattttttttataaagttcctaTTGTCCTGTGTTCTCGTTTTATGTATTATTCATATGTTTAACTATAGAGCAGCtttgttttgcattaataattctttacattcctataaagttcaattaattataattattatattcttaagatataaaatttgtccctgaatttattataaattctgttttGTGTTACATAACCTGTACACATATAAATATCaaccattttaattgaaagtaaaaaatttataaatggaaacttCGAAAGTGTGATCCAAGTATAATGTGTACTATAGTAGttagttaaattcattgttgtcaattagaagaaacaaaaaactttttattaaatgaaaaatactgtattcttgtatcatttcaaaatttatataaatcttttattgtgaaacaatgtataattCAAATAGGCCAAGCAATAGAATGCATTcctcaaataaaagtataaaaaactgtatttattagtACTATATGCAAGTATTATCTGTTCTGAGTATACAACTTCAATCGTAAGTAATAtccaaataatcattctttttgcactgaaatttatgatttacaaatgaaacttatgtttgaaatatatattggcAAACTTTCTTATatcagcataccaaatttcttaattttagttcaatGCATTAATATCATCATGATACTATacgttaaatgcatatatatattcattctttctccttatatgtattttttaatttataaaatacaatccttatttacatgaaaaatgatctaggaatattttcaggaatgattcttttgtataaatactTAAACTGTGGTTAGATAACGTGCACTTCTGTTTTATGGTAAACACTTACAAAATGTGTACAGATACTGGCCTCCACACTTCATAACAAATGCTTGTCCTCAGCTCTATATGACTTCTGGATATATAAatcaagaatgtatatatatgcatgtatatatatatgtatgtatatatatgtattcatgtgtatatatgtatgtatgcatgtatatatatgtatgtatgtgtgtgtatatacatgtatgtatgtgtatatatatatatatatatgtatgcatgtatatatatatgtatgcatgtatatatatatgtatgcatgtatatatatatgtatgtatgtatatatatatgcatgtatatatatatatatgtatatatatatgcatgtatatatatatatatgtatatatatatgcatgtatatatgtatgtgtatatatatataatatgtatgtatgattatgtgttgtttaaaatattatgatttgaatGGAACACTGTGCAATAGTTTTCAATTCTTTTGGATACAGATACTGCCCttgcttattataaaatttcacttcaatcTTAGGAACACAAAAGCATTatatgtaaacaaacattttgatgcACTTCACTTACATGAATGCTTTCCCAATGTTAATTTCAGTCTGttataagaaatttgtaaattaaaaaaaaatcttatgctcttttgtaatacttttttaagcattgctaaaaagtgtaatatttttaatcttttcattttcaatatacaatTGATTATGTAATTCAAATCCTTATTTGTTTATAGAATATCTCTACCCCCaccaaacaaatttgttttaaaaaaatcctattatacaatatttatttcatgtatattcaaaaactacaatatctgtaatgtattaatgattgaattcaattttaactgAAGTGCTACAGATACTAGCCTCCATTTCTATTCGAGTGGGAATCCTTATTTCTCTGCATATTTTTCTCATGTCCACtgaaatgatcttttttttaatgtgcttatatattaactgaaacCATATTTGCCTGATGTGTTGCTTAATTATTGCATTTCTGTGTATGTTGCCCattcacttatttttctttctgtttatattCAGCTGTTTCATGTCCAAAGTGACATATTATCGAATGGAGAAAAATCAGTTACAGATACTTGtctccattcttttttaaaaatatctaatcttatacttataatatCTCTCGTTGCCAATAAATGATTTCAtagtatatacagaaaataagtatttataatattggatgtttaataattcattattcatcaaatatacCTATTTTATTCTCTGGGAACAGATGTcggttttatgaaatgaaacaaaattcgttaaaattgtaACTATCCGCACAAGTTAGATGtagaaattctttacaaaaataggtACAGATACTTGCCTTCCTCATTTTTATACCTTCCtccttagtataaaccctttataatGTACAATAAATCTTTACTGATACAGATACTGGCTTCCTCACCTtgacagaaatgttttttttttttttttttttaaaaatattccatacatGTAGTTGCCATGACATTGATTCCGTCagcgatacatttgtctgttgcaataattcaaaa
Above is a genomic segment from Argiope bruennichi chromosome 1, qqArgBrue1.1, whole genome shotgun sequence containing:
- the LOC129978719 gene encoding uncharacterized protein LOC129978719, which gives rise to MIGRADIEGSKSDVAMNAWPPQASYPCGNFSDTSCIKLVKSKGSIGPAFAVRIRTENQDQASFCPFTLREVSVLAELALGHLRYLLTDVPPQSNFQPDAVFGADRARRLRPGASSPEARAC